AGTCAAAAGCAGAGGTTAGAAAGATTTTGTCTGAAATGAATATTGAAGTTCCAATTATCGCCTACTCTTCTGATAGCAAAAAAGGAATTGAAGAGATACAGGAGTTAATTATGGAATTTGTAGAACCGAATTGAACACATCACTCACACTCATCATCAAAAACACTCATGTCATTTAAAGTTTTATTACTCGATAATGTTGACCCGATTTGTAAGGAAGTATTCAGTCAACGAGGAATCCAGGCCGATCAACCAGGTAAGCTTAGCCAGGAAGAACTTTTCTCTACCATTACAAATTATGACGGGCTGGTAGTACGAAGTGCTACAACAGTTACCCCTGATTTATTAGAGAAAGCTCCAAATCTGAAAGTGATTGGCCGAGCAGGAGTAGGTGTAGACAACATCGATATACCAGCTTCAACTTCAAAAGGGGTATTGGTAATGAATACTCCTGATGGAAATACAATTTCTACAGCAGAGCATACTTGTGGAATGTTGATTGCTCTATCCAGAAACATCCCCAAAGCCGTTGCAACAGTAAAAGGCGGCGGATGGGATCGAAAAGCTTATATGGGAACAGAAGTTCATGGTAAGATTCTGGGAATAGTAGGGCTGGGAAAAATTGGATCTGAGGTAGCAAAGCGGATGAAGGCTTTTGGTATGGATGTTCAGGCTTTTGATCCCTTTTCCACGGAAGAACATGCGCAGTCGATAGGTGTTAGTCTGGTAGAATTAGATCAATTACTAGCTACTTCAGACTATTTGTCAGTTCATACTCCACTTACTGAGAAAACAAAAGGAATGATTTCTCTAAAGAATGCGGATAAGCTCAAAAAAGGGATTCGTCTTGTCAATTGTGCTCGCGGAGGTATTTATGAAGAAGCTGACCTACCTCAATTACTTGATGAAGGAGTTGTTGGTGGTGCTGCACTGGATGTATACAGTAGTGAACCTCCAATAGAAGATTTATACAGAGTCCTTGAACATCCAAACATTATTTGTACTCCACATCTCGGAGCTTCGACAGAAGAGGCAC
This genomic window from Balneola sp. contains:
- a CDS encoding phosphoglycerate dehydrogenase; the encoded protein is MSFKVLLLDNVDPICKEVFSQRGIQADQPGKLSQEELFSTITNYDGLVVRSATTVTPDLLEKAPNLKVIGRAGVGVDNIDIPASTSKGVLVMNTPDGNTISTAEHTCGMLIALSRNIPKAVATVKGGGWDRKAYMGTEVHGKILGIVGLGKIGSEVAKRMKAFGMDVQAFDPFSTEEHAQSIGVSLVELDQLLATSDYLSVHTPLTEKTKGMISLKNADKLKKGIRLVNCARGGIYEEADLPQLLDEGVVGGAALDVYSSEPPIEDLYRVLEHPNIICTPHLGASTEEAQEKVAEQIASQMADALENKNYKGSLNGKSISLLTNKEVQPYLKLAEKLGRMIVQLSPDHANNFEFEYAGESSKYAEVLTDGILTGMLSEYVSEAVNLINARVYADERGFNIKEVISNRAKTYSDIVTIRLPEGAAYTSISAAVFGDSDYRIVEIDNYGIELRLEGDIILYQNEDKPGMLASVSGTLAGQNINIAALSLGRSGKGSNAITAVSVDKKLDDSEQAVISQLDGIKNIRYISLT